In Leisingera sp. NJS204, the following are encoded in one genomic region:
- a CDS encoding DNA-methyltransferase: MNPISKIKSEAAPGLTIAQADALTFLDSLSPASVGGLFADPPYSSGGSQRTVTTQTGRKYCGTLSRNTLPDFAGETMDQRSNLRFTVSWLSAARRVLEPGGYFGIFCDWRQLPVFTDAVQIAGLHWKGISVWDKTEGVRPQKGAFRHQCEYIVWGTNGQKKPGANRILPGCFRKSNVTRNKLHQTQKPVEVMDWLLSITEDGAPVLDPFMGSGTTGAAALASGRPFFGCELVPEIYKVAEARLTACLRQSQVQDCA; the protein is encoded by the coding sequence ATGAACCCCATTTCGAAGATCAAATCTGAGGCCGCCCCCGGCCTCACCATCGCCCAGGCCGACGCCCTGACCTTCCTGGACAGCCTCAGCCCTGCCAGCGTCGGCGGGCTGTTTGCCGATCCGCCGTATTCGTCCGGAGGCAGCCAGCGGACTGTCACGACCCAGACCGGCCGGAAGTATTGCGGCACCCTCAGCCGCAATACTCTGCCTGACTTTGCCGGAGAGACCATGGACCAGCGCTCAAATCTGCGTTTCACCGTTTCCTGGCTGAGCGCTGCGCGGCGGGTGCTAGAACCCGGCGGTTATTTCGGGATCTTCTGCGACTGGCGCCAGCTTCCCGTCTTTACCGATGCGGTGCAGATTGCGGGCCTGCACTGGAAGGGCATCAGCGTCTGGGACAAGACCGAAGGTGTGCGGCCGCAGAAAGGCGCCTTCCGCCATCAGTGCGAATACATCGTCTGGGGCACCAACGGGCAAAAGAAGCCTGGCGCCAATCGCATCCTGCCGGGCTGCTTCCGCAAATCCAATGTGACCCGCAACAAGCTGCATCAGACGCAGAAGCCGGTTGAGGTGATGGATTGGCTTTTGTCGATCACCGAAGACGGCGCTCCGGTCCTGGACCCATTCATGGGCAGCGGCACCACCGGCGCCGCCGCCCTCGCCTCCGGCCGCCCGTTCTTTGGCTGCGAGCTGGTGCCGGAGATCTACAAAGTTGCGGAAGCGCGGCTGACGGCCTGTCTCAGGCAGAGCCAGGTTCAAGACTGTGCTTAG
- a CDS encoding Com family DNA-binding transcriptional regulator encodes MKLQDQRCGECRRLLFKIEPGALSGTLAIKCPRCKAHNSLRPQSPSPKRPVQSSERDGKAQSHEPHFEDQI; translated from the coding sequence TTGAAGCTGCAAGACCAGCGTTGCGGCGAATGCCGCAGATTGTTATTTAAAATCGAGCCTGGCGCCCTCAGCGGCACGCTCGCCATCAAGTGCCCTAGATGCAAGGCACATAATTCCCTGAGGCCGCAGAGCCCTTCACCAAAGCGCCCGGTTCAATCCAGTGAGCGTGACGGAAAGGCTCAAAGCCATGAACCCCATTTCGAAGATCAAATCTGA
- a CDS encoding DUF4376 domain-containing protein, with translation MTFSLKITTSEQVAAAARTALLADLADTRWKIQNGGITLPSGFHARTDRTTRADLTEALSALQLGIKSEPFSWKAPDGWIKLTRADLEQITAAVAAHVQGCFDAEEAVEAQITALNDAELAGFDVSAAFTAAPAAPAAET, from the coding sequence ATGACGTTTTCCCTGAAAATCACCACCTCCGAGCAGGTCGCAGCGGCGGCCCGCACGGCACTCCTGGCCGATCTGGCCGACACCCGGTGGAAGATCCAAAACGGCGGCATCACCCTGCCCAGCGGCTTCCACGCCCGCACAGACCGCACAACCCGCGCCGACCTCACCGAAGCCTTGAGCGCTCTGCAACTGGGCATCAAAAGCGAGCCGTTCTCCTGGAAGGCCCCCGATGGCTGGATCAAGCTGACGCGCGCAGATCTGGAGCAGATCACCGCCGCCGTCGCAGCCCATGTGCAGGGTTGCTTTGATGCGGAAGAAGCCGTGGAGGCGCAGATCACCGCACTCAACGATGCGGAGCTGGCCGGGTTTGATGTGTCGGCCGCATTTACCGCCGCTCCGGCAGCCCCTGCGGCTGAAACCTGA